ATATGACGTCTCCTTGGCGGATGTATGCCCATACATTCTGGCAGGAAGCCGCCTTTCCTGCCGGAGCGAAGCTCGTGGGTTGGAGGGCACAATGGCTGGACCGGGACGAGGAGCACACCGTGCGGCGGCAGCCTTGCTGGTGCTGCTGGCCGTGCTGCCACTGGGCGCGCAGGGGGCCGCCCCCGAGGTGGTGATGGCCTCGGCGGCCGAACGCTACGGCGTCGCCTCTGGGCTGACGGCCACGCAGGCGCCGGGAGCCAACGGCGGGGTGGCGATGGCTCTCTCCGACGCCAGCACGATCTCCGGTGGCTTGCAGCTTGCTCCGGGGCCGTACACGCTGGTGCTGCGCACGTTCGCCCCGGCGGGCGATCAGGACGGCTTCTTCGTCGAGATCGCAGGGACACGCACCCGTCGCACTGCCCCCATCGGCTCGTGGGGCACGCTCGCCTTCCCCTTCACCGTGGACCAGGCCGGGCAGGTGCTCATCGCGATCATCGGCCAGGAGCCGGGGATGCTCGTGGACGATATCGCCATCGTCAAGGGCACGGTCAAGGACGGGCAAGTGGACACAACGAAGCTCGTGGTCGCGACCGGCGGCGAGCGCGTCGGCTTCCAGGGCCTCACTCGCCTGCGCACCGCCTGCCGGCTGCGTGACTTCCCACCCGGAGCCGTGAAGGCAGCCCTGCAGGAGGACTTCGAGACCGAGCCGCAGGGCGTCGTCGGCGAGCACCGTGTCGGCCCGGGCCAGACCGGTCAGGGCCTCGTGCTCGACATGCCCGACGGCCGCTATGACCTGGACGTGAAGGCCCTCGGGCCGCTGGCGGCGGGGACGGTCGAGTGGTGGGTGAAGCCCCGCCCGGCCGCCCAGGTGTGGCTCGACCAGGGCTGGCACTACTTCCTCCACGGCGCCCCCGCCACGCCCGGCGGATGCCGGCTGGACCTGAGCCGCCATCCCAGCACGCAGTTGCAGCTCACCCTCGCCGTCGGCGACCGCAAAGAGAGCCTGCAGTTGCCAACGAACAGCCTGGACCCGCAGCAGTGGCATCACTTGCTGGTCTCGTGGGACTTGCGCGGCGAGCGCCAGTACCTGTGGCTGCTGGTGGACGGCAAGGGCTACCAGTCCTTCTTCCCGGCCGACGCCGGCGCCCACGCGGGCTTCACCCCGCTGCAGTTCAGCGCGCTGCAGTTCGGCAACACGCCGTCGGAGGACAACACCCCGTCGTTGCCGATGGACGGGGCCATTGATGGGATACGGGTGAGCGCGACCTCGGTGGCCGAACGACTGGTCGGGGAGGGAGGGCAATGATGAGAGCTATCGCCGCAGCCCTGTTGCTGCTGTGTGTCGTCTCAACCGCCGGGGCCGTGGATCAGGCCCTCGTGACACAGGCCAATGAGGCCCTGGCGAAGGCGACGACATACCTGACCACCAGGGTCGCCTCCGGCGGCGGCTATGGCGGCGTGTATCTGCCGGACCTGAGCGACCAGTGGGGCGAAGGACACATCACCCGCCCGCAGAACTGGGTCCAGCCGCCCGGCTCCCCCAGCACCGGCTTCGCCTTCCTGCGGGCCTGGGAAGCCACGGGGCAGCAGCCGTACCTGGACGCAGCCGTCCAGGTGGCTCACTCCCTTGTCCGCACCCAACTGGAGTGCGGCGGGTGGGACTATGTGGTGGACCATTCACCCGAGGGCCCGCGGCGGTGGTACTACCGCACCAACCGCAACAGCGCGGACC
The sequence above is a segment of the bacterium genome. Coding sequences within it:
- a CDS encoding LamG domain-containing protein — its product is MAGPGRGAHRAAAALLVLLAVLPLGAQGAAPEVVMASAAERYGVASGLTATQAPGANGGVAMALSDASTISGGLQLAPGPYTLVLRTFAPAGDQDGFFVEIAGTRTRRTAPIGSWGTLAFPFTVDQAGQVLIAIIGQEPGMLVDDIAIVKGTVKDGQVDTTKLVVATGGERVGFQGLTRLRTACRLRDFPPGAVKAALQEDFETEPQGVVGEHRVGPGQTGQGLVLDMPDGRYDLDVKALGPLAAGTVEWWVKPRPAAQVWLDQGWHYFLHGAPATPGGCRLDLSRHPSTQLQLTLAVGDRKESLQLPTNSLDPQQWHHLLVSWDLRGERQYLWLLVDGKGYQSFFPADAGAHAGFTPLQFSALQFGNTPSEDNTPSLPMDGAIDGIRVSATSVAERLVGEGGQ